One genomic region from Paraburkholderia azotifigens encodes:
- a CDS encoding amino acid ABC transporter substrate-binding protein translates to MKSIRSLLLIGLLQVATATAAFAADDLAKIKSAGAFKIGTEGTYAPFTFHDASNQLTGFDVEIGRAIAQKLGVKAEFVEGKWDGLIAGLDANRYDAVINEVAVTDARKQKYDFSEPYIVSHAALIVRSDNSAIKGFDDLKGKKSANTLTSNFGKIAAAHGAEVVPVQGFNESIDLLTSGRVDATVNDSLSFLDFKKHKPDAKVKIAAVDTASDSSDHSAVLIRKGNPELQAAINKALAEIKADGTYAKISEKYFGKDVSK, encoded by the coding sequence ATGAAGTCGATTCGATCCCTTCTGCTGATCGGCCTGCTGCAGGTCGCGACGGCCACGGCCGCGTTCGCCGCCGACGACCTCGCGAAGATCAAGTCCGCCGGCGCCTTCAAGATCGGCACGGAAGGCACGTACGCGCCGTTCACGTTCCATGACGCGTCGAACCAGCTGACGGGCTTCGACGTCGAGATCGGCCGTGCGATCGCGCAAAAGCTGGGCGTGAAGGCTGAGTTCGTCGAAGGCAAATGGGATGGCCTGATCGCCGGTCTCGACGCGAACCGCTACGACGCCGTGATCAACGAAGTGGCCGTCACCGACGCGCGCAAGCAGAAGTACGACTTCTCGGAGCCGTACATCGTCTCGCACGCGGCGCTGATCGTCCGCTCGGACAACAGCGCAATCAAGGGTTTCGACGACCTGAAGGGCAAGAAATCGGCGAATACGCTGACCAGCAACTTCGGCAAGATCGCTGCCGCTCACGGCGCGGAAGTGGTGCCCGTGCAAGGCTTCAACGAATCGATCGATCTGCTCACGTCGGGCCGCGTCGACGCGACGGTCAACGACTCGCTATCGTTTCTCGACTTCAAGAAGCACAAGCCTGACGCAAAGGTGAAGATCGCTGCCGTCGATACGGCGTCGGATAGCTCGGACCACTCGGCCGTGCTGATCCGCAAGGGCAATCCGGAACTGCAGGCCGCCATCAACAAGGCACTCGCAGAGATCAAGGCGGACGGCACGTACGCGAAGATCTCCGAAAAGTACTTCGGCAAAGACGTTTCCAAGTAA